One region of Chloroflexota bacterium genomic DNA includes:
- a CDS encoding RNA polymerase sigma factor RpoD (sigma factors are initiation factors that promote the attachment of RNA polymerase to specific initiation sites and are then released; primary sigma factor of bacterium) has product RTLEEVGKEFGVTRERIRQIEAKALRKLRHPSRSRRLKDYLE; this is encoded by the coding sequence CCGCACCCTGGAAGAGGTGGGCAAGGAGTTCGGGGTCACCAGGGAACGCATCCGGCAGATTGAGGCCAAGGCCCTGAGAAAGCTCCGCCACCCCAGCCGCAGCCGCCGCCTTAAAGACTACCTGGAGTGA